The genome window GGTGGATGCTCCACCTTGACGCCATTCGCGGAGCGGAACGCGCCTATCCCGCCGACAATCTTTCGCACTTTCCCGACAGGGTCAGCCGGATGATTGACGACGAGCGGCGTGTCTGGTTCTCCGGCGACAAATGCTACAGCACCAACCTTGTACTGACGCTGACCTATAAGCCGAGTTTTGCGGAAAACCGCATTTCCACGGGCCTGCATTCGGGGAGCGCTCTGGACAAGGCTATACAGCGTTTCAATACGACAATCGCGGAGTTTGAGGACGCCTTGAGCGTGGCGCTCAAAATGCGGCGGCTGACGGATTATGAATACGAACTGCGGGAGCGGAGTACGTCATTCATCCAATCCGATCTCCTGTCGCACCTGAACCAGTGCATCACGGGAGAATTGCAGCCGTACCGGGTGCCCGCCGTGCCGATGTTTCTTGACGCCATGCTCGGCAATCAGGACATGATCGGCGGGGTGGTCCCGAAAATCGGCAACAAGCATGTGATGGTTGTCGCCATTGACGGCCTCCCGCAAGAGAGCTGGCCAGCCATCCTTTCGGACCTCGACACGCTCCCGGTGGAATATCGGTTCTCCACCCGGTTTATCTGCCTCGACAACTACGATGCGCAAAAGGAAGTCAAAACCTACTGCAAGACGTGGCGGCAACAGGTTTACCGGATAATCGACCAGTTCATAACCAACCCCAATGCCCGGATTAACCGGGACGCGGCCCTTATGGCCGAAGACGCCGAAGAGGCGTTGACGGCCATCAAGGGCGGCTATGTCGGGGCGGGCTACCTGACTTCCTGCATCGTGCTCATGCACGAAGACCTTGACGTTCTTCAGGACAAATCAAGGGAACTGCGGCGCTGCGTCCAGACGTTGGGCTTCGGATGCCGCGTGGAAGCGGTGAACAGCGTTGACGCCTGGCTCGGCACCTTGCCGGGTAACTCCTGGGCCAATGTGCGCCGCCCCCTTATCACAACCCTTGTGCTGGCTGACCTTTTGCCGGTGCAATCCGTCTGGACCGGAAGCCCGGTTGCGCCGTGCCCGTTTTATCCTCCCAATTCGCCGCCGCTCTGCGTGGTGCAGACCGATGGGCGGACGCCGGTCTGGCTCAATCTCCATAGCGGTGACCTCGGCCATACCTTGGTGTTCGGCCCCACCGGCAGCGGCAAAAGTACCTTGCTTGGCCTCCTGATCGCGCAGTTCCGGCGCTATCCACATTCGACGGTCTACGTCATGGACAAAGGCCGCTCCGCGTATGCCCTGTGCCGGGGTGTGCGGGGCCGACACTACAATATCGGGGAAGCCGGTGGGCTTGCCTTTGCGCCGCTCTGGCGCATCGGCGAGTCACAGGAAGAGTTCGCCTGGGCCTTGGAATGGGTCGAGTCGCTTCTTGTCCTTCAGGGCGTGACGGTCACGCCCGCCGACAGGAACGCGCTGTATTCGGCCATGGACTCTCTTCGTTCCGCTCCGCAGACCATGCGGAGTCTGACGGATTTTGTTCACCGCCTCCAGGACCTCAACCTGAAGGAAGCGCTCAAGCACTATACGGAGGCCGGGGCCATGGGCCGCATACTGGATGCCCGGCAGGATGGTCTTGCTGCCTCGGCGTTCACTGTTTTCGAGATGGAAAGCATCATGGAAATGGGAACGAAAAACCTTGTGCCGGTGCTTCTCTACCTTTTCCATCAAATCGAGCGTTCCCTGACCGGCCAGCCCGCAATGATTGTGCTGGACGAAGCGTGGATAATGCTCGGCCATCCGGTTTTCAGGGAGAAAATCAGGGAATGGCTGAAGGTGCTCCGTAAGCTGAACTGCATTGTTCTGCTTGCGACGCAATCTCTCAGCGACGCCCGCAACTCCGGTATTCTCGACGTTCTCGCGGAGAGCTGCCCGACAAAAATCTTCCTCGCCAACATTGCCGCGACTTCGGACGTGCAAAGCGATCTGTACTCGGACCTTGACCTGAATACGCGGCAAATCCAAATAATCAGCACCATGCAGCCCAAGCGGGAATACTACCTCGTCCAGCCGGAAGGACGCCGGAAGATTCAACTCGCGCTTGGACCCAAAACCCTTTCGTTCATCGGGGCCAGCGACAAGGAGAGCATTGCCCGCATTGATGAACTGATAGCGGCTTACGGGGAAGACGCATGGCAAGAAAACTGGCTTGCAGAGCGCCAGGCAGCATAGGGGGTACTCAATGCGAAAACTGCTTTTGGCAACACTGCTGCTCGTGATGTGCGCGGCTCCGGCGAAGGCCCTTACCTTCGTTTGCGCGAATTGCAGCACCAATCTGGTGCAAATGCTCGACCGGATCACCAGCATGGAACAGTTGCAGAACATCATAGCCCAATACAAGGAAGACATTCAGCAAACCGCCGCGCAACTGCGGATGGTGCAACAGAATATCGAGCAGTATGCGAACATGGTCCAGAACACCATTTCGCTGCCGCAAAATGTTCTCAAGGAAATCCAAAACAACCTTACCCAACTGGCGACATTGTCCAGCCGCTTACGAACCGTCCGGGGCGACGCGGTCGCCATGGCGAACATTTTCGCCAACCTCTTCCCTGACCAGAGTTTTCTTGCGGACCTGGCCGGAAAGGGACCCGAGGCCATTGAAAAGGCAACGCAGGAATATGAGGCCGCGTGGAACGGATGGTCGAAACAGGTGGACCAGGCCACGGAAGCGACATTTCAGCTTTCCGGCATGCAGCTTGACGATTTGCAGAAGAGCCCGGCCAAGATGCAGTCCTATCTCAACGAACTGCTTTCGACGCCCGAGGGCCAGATGCAAGCCCTCCAGGCCGGGAACCAGTTGACCGCGCTTCAGATTCAGGAAGCGCGCCAGCTTCGGGAACTGCTTGCAACGCAAGCGCAGTCCGACATTGCGGCCAGTATGAAGTCCGAAAAGGAAAGCCAGGTCAGACAGGAAGTCTGGCGCAACATGACCAAGACGGACAAGCTCGACAACCTTCAACCAAAACGTGACCCGTTTTAGGGAGGAGAGCAATGCCTATCTCTCCGACCTATAGCCGGAAGATGGCAGTATGGGGCGGGGCCGTAATGGCCCTCGCCCTCCTGCTCTTTCTTCCTTCCGTGTCCCATGCCGCGCCGGACGGCGGGGATTTCGTGAACACCCTCGTCCGGTCGTTCTACGACAAGACGCAGATGTGGGAACCCGTCTTGCGGCGTTACGCTCTTGTTGTCTTGAAATGGCTCGTGATTCTGGAAGTGTGCTGGCTCGGCATCCGGGCGGCCCTGGGCCGGGAGCAGTTGCCGGACACCATCAAACACTTTGTCGTCATTATACTGGCCGCGTCGCTTTTTGCCGCTGTCATCAACCACTATTCCGAATGGGCGTGGCAGTTGATTAACGGTTTGAAACAGATTGGCCTTGAACTGACAACCGGGGAATTTTCGAGCGACAGCCCCTTTATTACCGGCTTGCAGCTCGTCAAACTGATTCTCGGGAAAATGAGTTTCACGTCTCCTGCGGATTCCCTCGGCCTTCTGATTGCCGCGCTTGTGATTCTGGTCTGCTTCGCGCTGATAAGCGCACAGGTGGTCCTTGTGAAATGTGAGGCCATGCTGTCCATGATGGCCGCAATGGTACTGCTCGGGTTCGGCGGTTCCGCCTTTACCCGCGATTATGCCGTCAACGCCATTCGCTACGTTATCTCTGTTGCCTTCAAACTCTTTGTCCTGCAACTGGTTCTCGCCATTGGCGTCAGTTTTATCCGCGACTTCAATTCGGACAGCGCGGAGCTTCAGGACATTTTCGTCATTATCGGGGCCGCGATTATCCTGCTGGCCCTCGTCAAATCCCTGCCTGACGTGGTGTCGGGCATTATCAGCGGTTCGCATGTCGGCGGCGGGAACCTTCTCGGAACCAGTGCTGCGGTCGCGGGCGGAGCCATTGCCGGTACTGGCCTTGTCGTGGCCGCTTCGCAAAACCTCCAAAACATCAAGGACGCGGCAAAGGTCGCCGGAGCCGAAGGCAAAACCGGAGTCGGCAAGCTGGCCGGGACCGCCGCCAACCTGTGGGGCGCTCGTCAGAGTGCCAAAGATTCAACCGAACGCTCCCTGTCTTCGCGTTCCCGCTCTGAAATGCAGGAGCGCCTTCATAAAGCAACAACTCTCAAGGGATAGATACAGTGAAATTCTTTAAGAAAACCGGCAAGGGCGCACAGCCCGATCCTTCGGATAATCCGTATATCACAGCCCGCCAGGAATGGATGGAGCGGTACGGCTCCTATATTGCCCGCGCTTCGCAATGGCGCATGGCCGCGCTGCTGCAATCGGTCAGCCTCATTATTTGTCTGGCCGCTCTCGTCGTGCTGCTCAACCAGTCACAGGTGATTGCCTACTTCGTTTCCGTGGACAAGGTCGGCAAGACCGCCGTGGTCAAGGCTGACAGCGTTCCGAGCACTCCCCCGGAGATAATTCAGAACGCTATCGCGGAAAGCATCACGGCCTGGCGCACGGTGACGCCGGACTACCACCTTCAGGGGGAGATGGTCAAAAAGCTCTCCGCGTATGTGGCCGGGTCCGCCAAGGGCGTTATCAAGTCGTGGTACGAACAGAACAATCCCGCTGTGACCGCTGAAAACGGGCGCATGATTCACGTTGAAATAACGCAAGCGCCGCTTCCGGTCAGCAAAACCTCATACCGCGTGGAATGGCGGGAAACCATCCGTAACCATGCGGGCGTCGTCATCGAGTCCGGCAACTACGTTGCGACCGTAACCATCCAAATCCAGAAACCGATCTCGGAAAAGATGCTTCTCGCCAATCCCGGCGGCGTCTTCATTACCGGCCTTGCGTTCTCCAAGACGTTCGCGGCCAACACTCCCAACGCTGAATAAGGATACAGCCCATGAAATTCATATATAGTGTTTTCACCTTTTGTTTACTGCTGTGCGCCGCTCCGGCCATGGCTGCGGTTCCTGCCGGGTATCCCCCGGCGCATGGCGGGCTGGAAAACCCGCCCCCGCCGATTGACTATATCTCTCCGGACGCAGTCAAACTGACGCCGCAGGAAAAGAAGGCCCTGGACCTTTCCGGCCAGTGGTCCCGGCGCAACGTGGACCCGGTTCTTGCCGCTGGCGGCAAGGTTATCTACGTCCACGGCGCTTCGGAGCCGACTGTCATTGCTTCTCCGTATCAGGTCTGTGACCTTGAGCTGGAACAGGGGGAAACGGTCAATGAGTTCGTTGTCGGTGATCCCGCCCGGTGGTTCGTCGAAGCCGGTGTTTCCGGCAGCGGCGGAAGTGCGACCGTGCATCTGTTCATCAAGGCCGTTGACGCCGGTTTGCAAACCTCCCTCGTGGTCACAACCGACCGCCGCACCTATCACGTCAAACTGGTTTCCAAACGGAGCGGGCATACTCCTTACATAGCCTTTGCTTACAATGACGCCATAAAAAGGCGGGTCAATCAGGACCGGGCGGAAGCGGATAAAAACCGCCATTGGGATTCCACTGTTATTGAAGGCCAGACGCGGGAACTGGCGAATTTGAATTTCGCTTATGACGTGAAGGGGAAACGGGTTTCGTGGCGTCCTGAACGGGTCTATGACGACAAACGCAAATGCTACATCCAGCTTCCGAAGGATGCCGGGGTAACGCCGGTTCTGTTGGTCCGCAAGGGCAGCAAGGATATGATCGTCAACTACCGCATTCAAGACGGAACTATCATCGTTGACGGCGTGTTCGACAAATACACGCTGGTTCTCGGCGTCGGCGGCGACCAGGAAAAAGTCGAGATCATCCGCAAGGGGGTGAAGCAATGAAACGCTTCGCCCTTGCTCTCCTTGTTCTGACGTGCCTTGCCTCCGGTTGCGCCAACAAGGGCTTTGTCGGTTCCTTCTACGGAGAAATTCCGCAACAGGGAGTTACGGCGGCTATCGCTGAAGACGCCGCGGACTTCCTCGCCGCGAAATATCCCCCCGGCCACACGACCTTGCAGATAGTACCGGCAGACAAGTCCGCCAATGCTTTTGATAACGTCTTTGAGGCCCGCCTTCGCACTCTCGGGTTTACGGTGAGGCCGTCCGCGCCGGCAGGGCCGGCCGCATCCGATGCCCTGACCCTGTCCTACATTCTTGACCGTATAGAAGCGGACGCTTCGTACTATCTGCAAATCCGTCTTTCTGACGGCGCCGCGATTTCCCGCGCCTATACCGCGACCGGGCAACCGGAAGCGGGCCGGTCGTCCACGCCGCACGAGTTCAAATTGCCTGTGATGAAGCGGATGGAGCTGAAAGCGCGTTCCGCCGTCGATGGGCTTCAGTAGGGGGCTGTATGGAAACAGGACCGAACAGCCTCATTATGCCGGAAGACGAGAAGATTACCGCCTTCAAACTCTCCCGCTGGCCGCTCTATGTGGTTATCGCGGTTGCCGCCGTCATGATCTGCGTACTGGTTTGGAGTATCAGCTTTTCCGGCAAGAATGGTTCCGAGGAAGCGGGCCGTAAGGATTTGGACATATCCGAAAACGGGCCTCCGCTGGTGGTCGCCGAAAATCGCGGGCTTGCCGCCCCGAGCCTCCCGGTCGGCGTTGCCCGCCAGAATACGCCCACGCCTTCGGCTCCGGCCCCGAAAGAACCGCTTATTGTCGTACAGGACAAGCCCGGCGAAGCGGATAGACTCAGGCAGCAGGAGCTTGAAAATCTGCGGCGGCGCAGAGCACAGGCGCAACTTGACGGTTTGACCGCGCCTCTTGGCCTCAAACGCGCTCAATCCACACAGGGAAGCGGCCAAGCCGTTCCCGCTGATGCCACGCCGGTTCGTAACGCATCCTCCCTCCAAATGCCGGGCATGCCCGGTATGGAAAACGGGTACGACATGGCCGCGCAGAAGGACAAGGAAGGTTTTTTCTCCCGTTCTTCCCGTGACGACTCATGGATTTTGCCCCATGCCCGGACGGCTGGCCAACGCTATGAGCTGAAGACGGAGCGGGTCATTCCCGCTGCCATGATTACCGGCATCAATTCCGATCTGCCTGGGCAGATACAAGCCCAAGTCACTCAGGACGTATATGACTCCGCGACCGGCGACCACCTTCTTATTCCGAAAGGGGCCAAACTGACCGGCTCCTATGACAGCCGGGTTATCTTTGGTCAACGGCGGGTGTTGGTGGCCTGGACGCGGGTCATTTACCCGGACGGCTCCGCGCTCTCGCTCGGGGCCATGCCGGGAGCGGACATTGGCGGGTATGCCGGTTTCGCGGACAAGGTCAACAACCATTACCTGAAAATCTTCGGCAACGCGATTCTCATGTCCCTTATTACAGGCGGCATGTCTTACGCTGTGGATAGTCTGGATTCGTCGAGCGGCGATAGCAATACGCCGACGATGCAGCAGGAAATGGGTACGGCCCTTGCCAGCCAGCTCGGGCAAACCAGCCTGTCGCTTCTGCAACGGAACATGAATATCGCTCCCACGCTTGAGGTGCGCCCTGGTTATGAGTTCGTGATTGTGGTCACGAAAGATATTGTCTTTGACCGCCCCTACAGGCCGTACAGGTGATGGGGGGCGTATGACTGATACCGTACAATATGGTCTGGCCGGGGAAAACCCCGGCCAGCTCCGGTCCCGGCTCTGGTACGCGCCTTTCGTGCTTTTGCTGGCGGTGGCCTGCATGTCCTTTGCCACGCAACGGACTGCCGATTATTTCCAGCATCACGCGGCGCTTGGCTCTCCCTTTCTCGGAGACTTCTACTTTCCGTGGATGGTCTTCATCTGGAAGCAAGCCTTTCTCGCGCAAGACACATACGGTTTTATGGCGAAAGCCGTTTCCGACAGCCAACTTCTCTATCTTGCGCCGCAATATCTTATTATGGCGTCCTGGCTGTTTTTCAGCCCCCGGCTGAAAGGCAACGCGCTTTTGCACGGCTCGGCCCGGTGGGCCACGGAGGACGACATTCGGGCCATGGGCTATTTTGATGGCCGTGGCGTGTATGTCGGCGGGTGGGTCAAGCAGTTGACCGGCTTTGCCTTTCTGTGGGCCTTTCTCCTCGGTCGCCCGAAGGAGCGCCATTTCTACCTTCGGGAAGACGGTCCCGCGCATGCCATCTGCTATGCCCCGACACGCTCCGGCAAAGGCGTGGGGATTGTCATTCCCTGTCTGCTCTCCTGGCCGCATTCCCTTATCTGCCTTGATATCAAAGGCGAAAACTGGAGTCTCACAAGCGGTTACAGAAAATCGCAAGGCCAGGTCTGCCTGCGGTTCGACCCGTCCGATGCCAGCGGTACGTCCTGCCGGTTCAACCCGCTGGCCGAAGTCCGGCTTGATTCCATACAGGCCATACCGGATTGCCAAAATCTGGCGACAATGCTGGTGGACCCCAACGGTTCCGGACTTGAAGACCATTGGTCCAAGGCCGGTTTCGGGCTGCTCTCCGGCGCTCTTTTGCATTGCTGCATCAGCGTCCGGGCGGAACAGGGCCGGGACGCGACGCTGTACGACCTTTCCTGCATGCTGGCTGATGAAAGCAAAACGATAACGCAGGTCTTTGAAGGGATGGTCAAATATGACCACAAGGCCGCGCTGGAAAAACTCTATCCCACGACTCCGGGCATATCCGACTGCGGGCTGAAGGCGCATGTTTTCGTCGCCTCCGCTGCCAAGGAAATGTTGAACAAGTCCGAGAACGAAGGTTCCGGCGTGGTTTCAACGGTGCTGGTCAACCTTTCGCTTTACCGTGATCCGGTTGTCGCCGCCGCGACCTCGGCCTGTGATTTCCGTATCGCGGACCTGATGAACCTTGATTCTCCGGTATCGCTCTATCTGGTCATATCGCCCGCCGACATTGACCGGGTCAAGCCTCTGGTCCGTCTGCTGGTGGATATGATTATCAGGCGTGTGTGCGCGAAGATGGAGTTCGCGGACGGCGCGACAAAAGCCTCCTATCTTCACCGGCTCCTGATTTTCCTTGATGAGTTCACCTCCCTCGGGAAGCTGCAAATCATGGAAAAAGCCTTGGCCTACATCGCCGGTTACGGCGGCAAGGTCTTTCTCATTGTTCAGGACACAACCCAGCTCGCCAACGTGTACGGCAAGGAACATAGCATCATGGCGAACTGCCATGTTCGGATTGCCTACGCGCCGAACACGATTGAAACCGCCAACCAGTTAAGCGACATGGCCGGGAAAACCACGGCCATCGACAAAAAAACATCCCTGTCCGGTTCCGGCATGGGATTGACGAAATCCGCGTCTGTCAGCGTGAGCGAGACGGCCAGGCCGCTTCTGACCGCTGACGAGTGCATGCGTTTGCCGGGCATGATGAAGGATTCCAGCGGCAACGTGGTGAGAGCGGGCGACATGCTTGTTTTCACCGCTGGCCGCAATCCGATTTACGGTCGCCAGATTTTATATTTCCGCGACCCTGTCTTTTCCAGCCGCGCAAAGATTCTCCCTGCGGGAGCCATGCCGGAATATCCGGGCGGCGTCTCCGATTCCATCTATCACGACATGCCGTATTCGGCGGGCCCGGGGCGAAAAGCGCCAGAGCCCGCCGAAAAGGCCGAAATCATCCCAGCCGATGCGGCGGGGGAGTCTTTGAATGCGTACTTCCAATAAGTATCCCCGTTCCCTCCTGTGCTGCTGCATGGCTGTTTTCTTTCTTCTCGCTGCCGCGTGGTCTGCGGGCCTTCGGCTTCAGGTCACGCCTTCGATGCCTCGCGGCCTCTACCAGCTTCAGGAAGGGGAAGCGCTTCAGGTGGGCGACATGGTGTCGTTCTGCCTTCCCCCCGGTGAGTTCGCCGCGCTGGCGCTGGACCGGGGCTATCTTCAGGAAAGCAATATTTGTCCTTCGGGCGTTCGTCCGTTGGTCAAAAGGGTCGCGGGCCTTCCCGGCGACGTGGTTGATGCCGCGTCGCTTTCCATCCGGCCTGCCGATTCCCACAATCGTCCCTTGCCTACTGTTCTTTCAAGCGGCGTCATACCGGGCGGCTTTGCGCTTGTCCTCTCGCCGCACGGAGACAGTTTTGATTCACGATACTTCGGCCTCGTGCCTCTTTCCTCGCTGAAAAAGGTCGCGCCGATTTTTATATATACAGGAGGTTTTTCCATGGAAACTCAACAACGCCTTGCCGTATCCGCTGCGGCTGTAATGGACCAGATAACCGCAGACATTGATCTGGTGGTCCCGCTGCCGGATGAAGTTGCTGAATATATGGGCGCTTTTGAAGAAAACGCCGTCACGCCGGAAGATTTCGGCATGGAAACGCTGTTGGCCGTTGGGCCGGAGGGCAAAGTTTATGCAACCGACTGATAGCAAACTTCGCCGCGCCGCAAGCCGCAACAAAAGGAAAATCCGTAATGTGGTGCATATGAAGGAAAGAACGCACCCGGACAACTGGCCGCTGCAAGAGGTCCAAACCCTGGAAGACCTCATTGCCGACCGCGCCGTGACACAAAGCATCAGAAAGGAGATTCTTCATGCAAACTATAGATGAAAGACCAACCTATCAGGGAAATGAGCAGGAACAGAAGCCGGAGCGCTCCAAGCGGCAGCCGTTCCACAGGGAATTGCAGGAAAAGACCATTGAGGCCATCAGGAACAATGATGCTCCGTGGCAAAAGGATATTTCCGAGACGTTCCACAACCGGCCTTTCAATCCGTCCTCCGGCAAACAGTACGAGGGCGCGAACATGGTCAATCTGGCGCTCCGCAAGGAACAAGACCCCCGCTGGCTTACCATGTGGCAGGTAAACCAGCTCGACAACGGCAAAGGCCGGGTCACTCCCGGCTCCGTTCCCGCCGCCATGGTTTTCTACACGATGCAGCGTTCCGAACCGAGAATTGACGGATACGGCAATCCGGTAATCGGCAGGGACGGCAAACAGGTTGTGGACAAGGTTCGTCTTTCCAAGCCGACGCTGGAACAGCGCTATCTTTTTCCGGCAAAAGCGGTGCGGGATGCTGACAAGGTGCTCGGCCCGCTTGAACCGCGTCCCGAGCCTGACCGCGCCGAAGGTATGAACCGCATCCGCACCATGATTGCCGCCTCCGGCCTTGAGGTCGTTCATCGGGACAAGGTCACGCCGCATTATGACCAGTTCGGGGATAAAATCGTTATGAATCCGCCCGAAAGCTATCCTTCCCGCGACGATTACGACAAGCAGCTTATGTATCACGTCATTGAGAGCACCCGCCATCAGGACCGCCTCAACCGATACACCGGTCCCAATGGGACGGAGAACCGGACCCGCGAAGATTTGCGGGTCAAGGTCGCCGCGTGGATGGTCAGTCAGGAAGTGGGTGTACAGATTGGTACGCCGGGGAGCGACCATGCTTTGACCAATGATTATGTCGCGCTGCTTGAAAAAGGCGAATACGAAATGATGCGCATTAGCCGGGACGCCGCACAGGCGAAAGATATGGTCATGGGCCTTGAACAGAAACTTGAGCTGCAACAGGAAAATCAGGTTGAGCGCGAAGACCGCCTTGAGCGGGACGGGCCTGAACTGGTTGATGCCGCCATGCCTACCGAGTCGCTTCCGGGCATGGACGTGATGGAGCCGGAGGCCGAGCTTGCCGTTGCCCTGGAAAAAGTCGGCCTTGGTCTTGAGGGGCGCGACGTTGTCCTTGACGGCGGAACTCATGTTGTCGGCAACGGCTCGTATACCGCCCGTCTGGACGGGGCCACTGCCGAAGCCATTGTTGAGCGGGCGACCGGCGAAAAAGTGGAGGTTGCGACAACCGGCGTCATTCTGACGGACAACTCCGTTGGTACGCAGAAGGAAAAGGCGCATGCCAAACGGCAGGAACGGCAACAGGTCATGGAAAAGGGCATGGACAAGGAACAGGGCAAAGACCGGGACATGACCATGCCGCCCCCGGATGCCGGTAAAGCCCGCTCTGCGGGCCGCAGCAGGGGTATGAGCCGATGAACGTCCTTATCATTGAATCCAAGGGAAAGGTGGAGAAGATACAGGGTTTTCTCGGCGCTGGCTGGCGGGTTGTCGCCACACTCGGCCATATCCGTGACTTGCCCGTGAAACGCTTTGGCGTTTCTTCCGACATGAAGCCCGAATATGAACTGACGGAACGTGGCGTGGGCATTGCCAAACGCCTCAAGGCGGCGGTAAGCGGCAATGACGTGTATATCGCCACCGACCCCGACCGCGAGGGAGAGGCCATTGCCTGGCATGTGGCCCAAGTTCTGAAACTGTCGAAGGTCAAGCGCTGCGCCTTTACG of uncultured delta proteobacterium contains these proteins:
- a CDS encoding Conjugative transfer signal peptidase TraF (modular protein) produces the protein MRTSNKYPRSLLCCCMAVFFLLAAAWSAGLRLQVTPSMPRGLYQLQEGEALQVGDMVSFCLPPGEFAALALDRGYLQESNICPSGVRPLVKRVAGLPGDVVDAASLSIRPADSHNRPLPTVLSSGVIPGGFALVLSPHGDSFDSRYFGLVPLSSLKKVAPIFIYTGGFSMETQQRLAVSAAAVMDQITADIDLVVPLPDEVAEYMGAFEENAVTPEDFGMETLLAVGPEGKVYATD
- the traG gene encoding Conjugal transfer protein TraG — translated: MTDTVQYGLAGENPGQLRSRLWYAPFVLLLAVACMSFATQRTADYFQHHAALGSPFLGDFYFPWMVFIWKQAFLAQDTYGFMAKAVSDSQLLYLAPQYLIMASWLFFSPRLKGNALLHGSARWATEDDIRAMGYFDGRGVYVGGWVKQLTGFAFLWAFLLGRPKERHFYLREDGPAHAICYAPTRSGKGVGIVIPCLLSWPHSLICLDIKGENWSLTSGYRKSQGQVCLRFDPSDASGTSCRFNPLAEVRLDSIQAIPDCQNLATMLVDPNGSGLEDHWSKAGFGLLSGALLHCCISVRAEQGRDATLYDLSCMLADESKTITQVFEGMVKYDHKAALEKLYPTTPGISDCGLKAHVFVASAAKEMLNKSENEGSGVVSTVLVNLSLYRDPVVAAATSACDFRIADLMNLDSPVSLYLVISPADIDRVKPLVRLLVDMIIRRVCAKMEFADGATKASYLHRLLIFLDEFTSLGKLQIMEKALAYIAGYGGKVFLIVQDTTQLANVYGKEHSIMANCHVRIAYAPNTIETANQLSDMAGKTTAIDKKTSLSGSGMGLTKSASVSVSETARPLLTADECMRLPGMMKDSSGNVVRAGDMLVFTAGRNPIYGRQILYFRDPVFSSRAKILPAGAMPEYPGGVSDSIYHDMPYSAGPGRKAPEPAEKAEIIPADAAGESLNAYFQ
- a CDS encoding hypothetical protein (Evidence 5 : No homology to any previously reported sequences), yielding MQTIDERPTYQGNEQEQKPERSKRQPFHRELQEKTIEAIRNNDAPWQKDISETFHNRPFNPSSGKQYEGANMVNLALRKEQDPRWLTMWQVNQLDNGKGRVTPGSVPAAMVFYTMQRSEPRIDGYGNPVIGRDGKQVVDKVRLSKPTLEQRYLFPAKAVRDADKVLGPLEPRPEPDRAEGMNRIRTMIAASGLEVVHRDKVTPHYDQFGDKIVMNPPESYPSRDDYDKQLMYHVIESTRHQDRLNRYTGPNGTENRTREDLRVKVAAWMVSQEVGVQIGTPGSDHALTNDYVALLEKGEYEMMRISRDAAQAKDMVMGLEQKLELQQENQVEREDRLERDGPELVDAAMPTESLPGMDVMEPEAELAVALEKVGLGLEGRDVVLDGGTHVVGNGSYTARLDGATAEAIVERATGEKVEVATTGVILTDNSVGTQKEKAHAKRQERQQVMEKGMDKEQGKDRDMTMPPPDAGKARSAGRSRGMSR
- a CDS encoding hypothetical protein (Evidence 5 : No homology to any previously reported sequences), translating into MQPTDSKLRRAASRNKRKIRNVVHMKERTHPDNWPLQEVQTLEDLIADRAVTQSIRKEILHANYR